Proteins encoded within one genomic window of Hahella chejuensis KCTC 2396:
- a CDS encoding Lnb N-terminal periplasmic domain-containing protein, giving the protein MTHSQTSLKTLAASSEWLGLLHFRPDSLSPTGYSSFIDDPGFFLAETGKTDAEAELEETLQLMMSEDSYIRESTSCRFPLRKQWLEAQLPNISALRAPSTCPEYLQWREEVNASQVSLIFPAAYLNSPSSMFGHTFLRFDPADVEDDSEWLSWALNFGATINGDDNSIFFAYRGLAGGYPGQFSMMRYFEKIKEYSYMENRDMWEYRLNLSPHEVERMLMHLWELKDVRFKYYFLDENCAFRLLELLEIARPSAPLTSKFPLTAIPADTVRAVIEGRYVAERRYRPSEAVLLQERIRQLADSERELAYKVATDPEMMASMDFSALPSSRQGAVAQTAYSYTRYEQRKTQRSPELARRSFKLLQRISQLPADSVAPEIPEPPETGHGSTMAAIGGGNRDGDAFTQIQFRYSYHDLLDRQQGYPRGAQIIAGDAQLRNYENDGWELHRFDVINIISQSPVNKFLRPLSWKVQAGFERVWSDVGSDKAYQINAGAGRSYNVTESWSLFGFLTARLEHDPDYKAWIDPAAGTSAGYLLNLPWGFQSARVEGEYFGSDEIRYRGVLEQNFDLAQNHAFRAHLFQEWNRSDGRWEAGVAYRYYF; this is encoded by the coding sequence TTGACTCACTCACAAACATCGCTCAAAACCTTGGCGGCATCTTCGGAATGGCTGGGTTTATTACACTTTCGCCCCGACTCTCTGAGCCCAACGGGTTATTCAAGTTTCATTGACGATCCCGGCTTTTTCCTGGCGGAAACGGGAAAGACCGATGCAGAGGCGGAGCTTGAGGAAACCTTGCAGTTAATGATGAGCGAGGATTCATATATTAGAGAAAGCACATCCTGCCGTTTTCCTTTGCGCAAGCAGTGGCTTGAGGCGCAACTCCCGAATATTTCCGCTTTGAGGGCGCCTTCAACATGCCCTGAATATCTTCAATGGCGCGAGGAGGTAAACGCGTCCCAAGTCTCTCTGATCTTCCCAGCCGCCTATTTGAATAGTCCATCATCAATGTTCGGACATACCTTTCTGCGATTTGATCCCGCCGACGTTGAAGACGACTCAGAATGGTTGTCTTGGGCGCTAAACTTTGGGGCGACTATTAATGGCGACGACAACTCCATTTTCTTTGCATATCGAGGTTTAGCCGGCGGTTACCCCGGACAGTTCAGCATGATGCGTTACTTCGAAAAGATCAAAGAGTACAGCTACATGGAAAATCGGGACATGTGGGAGTATCGCCTGAATCTGAGTCCCCACGAAGTAGAGCGCATGTTGATGCATCTATGGGAGTTGAAAGACGTGCGTTTCAAGTACTATTTTCTGGATGAAAACTGCGCTTTTCGTCTTCTTGAGCTACTGGAAATTGCAAGGCCGTCTGCGCCATTGACATCGAAGTTTCCTTTGACTGCAATTCCAGCAGACACCGTGCGTGCAGTTATCGAAGGCCGTTATGTGGCGGAACGGCGCTACCGTCCCTCGGAGGCTGTGCTTTTGCAGGAAAGAATACGCCAACTGGCTGACTCTGAAAGAGAGCTGGCCTATAAGGTCGCGACAGATCCAGAGATGATGGCGTCAATGGACTTCAGCGCTTTACCATCTTCCAGGCAGGGCGCCGTTGCGCAGACGGCGTATAGCTACACTCGCTATGAGCAGAGAAAGACGCAAAGGAGTCCGGAACTGGCGCGCCGTAGCTTTAAATTATTGCAGCGGATAAGCCAACTTCCAGCGGATAGCGTTGCGCCAGAAATCCCTGAGCCGCCCGAAACCGGGCATGGCAGCACGATGGCCGCCATTGGGGGCGGCAACCGTGATGGCGACGCGTTTACTCAGATTCAATTTCGCTACAGCTATCATGACTTGTTGGACCGTCAGCAAGGGTATCCCCGAGGCGCTCAAATAATCGCTGGCGACGCCCAGTTGCGTAATTACGAAAATGACGGCTGGGAGCTGCATCGCTTTGACGTGATTAATATTATTTCTCAGTCCCCTGTGAACAAGTTTCTACGTCCGTTGTCATGGAAAGTGCAGGCGGGTTTCGAACGAGTCTGGAGTGACGTCGGCAGTGACAAAGCTTACCAAATAAACGCTGGAGCTGGACGCAGTTATAACGTGACGGAAAGTTGGAGCTTATTTGGCTTTTTGACTGCGCGCCTGGAGCATGATCCAGATTATAAAGCCTGGATAGACCCGGCTGCAGGAACAAGCGCAGGCTATTTATTGAATTTGCCTTGGGGCTTTCAGTCCGCGAGAGTGGAAGGGGAGTACTTTGGCAGCGATGAAATACGCTATCGCGGTGTGCTGGAGCAGAACTTCGATTTGGCGCAGAACCATGCTTTCAGGGCGCACTTGTTCCAAGAATGGAATCGCAGTGACGGAAGGTGGGAAGCTGGGGTCGCCTACAGATACTACTTTTGA
- a CDS encoding DUF3015 domain-containing protein, which yields MRKMMLAVGFLSMTSGAFAEAPGGPDCGWGNMLFAGESGLPIHLLATITNGTSGNNTFGMTSGTNGCSANGVLTYGGSPLVNLTPIMDEFSEDVARGHGDALTTVAVALEVKQEDRARFNQVMHDNFNQLFPSESVTAEQVMQSVMDVMKTDARLSKYAA from the coding sequence ATGAGAAAAATGATGCTCGCTGTTGGGTTTTTGTCGATGACATCCGGCGCTTTTGCTGAAGCCCCTGGGGGACCGGATTGTGGATGGGGCAACATGCTGTTCGCAGGAGAAAGTGGACTGCCTATCCATCTTTTGGCCACCATTACTAATGGCACTTCAGGTAATAACACATTTGGCATGACCTCCGGAACCAATGGATGTTCTGCTAATGGCGTGCTGACCTATGGCGGATCGCCGTTAGTCAACCTCACGCCAATCATGGATGAGTTTTCTGAGGACGTGGCGCGAGGTCATGGAGACGCCTTGACCACCGTTGCTGTCGCGCTGGAGGTCAAGCAGGAAGACCGCGCACGCTTTAACCAGGTTATGCATGATAATTTTAATCAGCTGTTCCCAAGCGAAAGTGTAACGGCGGAGCAGGTGATGCAGTCCGTCATGGATGTGATGAAGACCGACGCAAGGCTTTCCAAGTACGCCGCTTGA
- the rbfA gene encoding 30S ribosome-binding factor RbfA — protein sequence MAREFSRLDRVAEQIQKELAQLIQRELKDPRLGMVTVNSVKVSKDLSYADVYVTVLNLKDVEDDGDASKASLKVLESAAGFLRSELGRAIKLRVMPQLRFHYDASVSNAQRLGALIQKARAKDSSASDSSDDSHN from the coding sequence ATGGCTCGAGAGTTCAGTCGATTAGACCGGGTTGCGGAGCAGATTCAAAAAGAGCTCGCGCAACTGATTCAAAGGGAATTGAAGGATCCACGCTTGGGAATGGTGACAGTAAACAGCGTTAAGGTGAGCAAGGATCTCTCATATGCGGATGTATACGTAACCGTTCTAAACCTTAAGGACGTGGAAGATGATGGCGATGCTTCTAAAGCATCTCTAAAAGTCTTGGAGAGTGCTGCAGGATTTTTGCGTTCGGAATTAGGGCGCGCCATCAAACTGAGAGTCATGCCCCAACTTCGGTTTCATTACGACGCTTCCGTCAGTAATGCTCAACGTTTAGGGGCGTTGATTCAAAAGGCGCGGGCCAAAGATAGCAGCGCTTCTGACTCTAGTGACGACAGTCACAACTGA
- a CDS encoding alpha/beta hydrolase: protein MARGKPSSGIQADQIVNVTSDKFNTLANAVFKLGLLGALLFLSACSGLLFYPDKHIYRTPDQAQVRYENIYLNTPDGERLHGWLLQASPPLRGVVYFLHGNAENISTHCGNVLWLPQQGYEVFCLDYRGFGLSSGKPEMAGALSDVETGYEWLKTRYPGANTPFFVLGQSIGAVLSINFVGQMPPHADKPTAVIADAPFSDLREIAREKLAAGWLTWAFQYPFSYILPANYDPEDYVGNISPVPLLMIHSVSDQIIPYHHGERVFQHAGDPKYFLSTNTPHTATFSIAEYRQVLLNFLANPKRSPL, encoded by the coding sequence ATGGCCCGAGGTAAGCCTAGTTCAGGTATACAGGCAGATCAAATTGTGAACGTCACATCAGATAAATTTAATACTCTTGCTAACGCCGTTTTCAAACTTGGATTGTTAGGGGCGCTGCTTTTTCTTAGCGCTTGTAGTGGACTGCTTTTCTACCCAGACAAGCATATCTATCGCACCCCCGATCAAGCGCAAGTTCGATATGAGAACATTTATCTCAACACACCTGATGGCGAGCGTCTTCATGGATGGCTGCTTCAGGCCTCTCCTCCATTGCGAGGCGTAGTCTATTTCCTGCATGGCAATGCAGAAAATATCAGTACTCATTGCGGCAACGTACTATGGCTTCCGCAACAGGGCTATGAGGTATTTTGTCTGGACTACCGTGGATTTGGCTTATCCTCTGGCAAGCCAGAGATGGCGGGCGCTCTTAGCGACGTAGAAACAGGTTACGAATGGTTGAAAACACGATATCCAGGTGCAAACACGCCATTCTTTGTACTTGGACAAAGCATCGGCGCAGTGCTGAGCATTAATTTTGTAGGACAGATGCCCCCTCATGCGGATAAACCCACCGCGGTCATCGCCGACGCTCCCTTTAGCGATCTAAGGGAGATCGCACGAGAAAAACTTGCAGCAGGGTGGCTGACCTGGGCCTTTCAATATCCCTTTTCCTATATCCTTCCTGCGAATTATGACCCAGAGGATTACGTTGGAAATATCTCACCAGTCCCATTGTTGATGATTCACAGCGTCTCTGACCAAATCATCCCTTATCACCACGGCGAGAGAGTATTTCAGCACGCAGGCGACCCAAAGTACTTCTTAAGCACCAATACCCCTCACACAGCTACCTTTAGCATTGCAGAATATCGCCAGGTATTACTGAACTTTCTCGCCAATCCCAAGCGCTCGCCACTTTAA
- the pnp gene encoding polyribonucleotide nucleotidyltransferase translates to MNPVRKTFQYGNSTVTLETGRIARQATGAVLVTMDDTVVLVTAVAEKEAVPGRDFFPLSVHYQEKTYAAGRIPGGYFKREGRPSEKETLTSRLIDRPIRPLFPDGFMNEVQIICTVMSANKDVDPDIASIIGAAAALEISGVPFQGPLAAARVGYTDEDGYLLNPGFKAIENSKLDMVVAGTEDAVLMVESEAKELTEDQMLGAVLFAHQEMQVAVQAIKEFAQEAGKPKWDWQAPEVNAELLEALKAKFAGSIGEAYGIRVKADRYAKLGELRQQAEEELAGEEEGKFEAELVKKYFSKLEKACVRQNIIKGEPRIDGRDTKTVRDLKIEVGVLPNTHGSALFTRGETQALVTATLGTMRDVLMVDALEGEKKDSFMFHYNFPPYSVGEASRVGGVGRREIGHGRLARRGVQALMPNLEEFPYAVRCVSEITESNGSSSMASVCGSSLALMDAGIPVKAPVAGIAMGLVKEGDSFAVLTDILGDEDHLGDMDFKVAGTEKGVTALQMDIKINGITDEIMEIALEQALHARLHILGEMNKVISEPRDSVADNAPKMETIKIDPDKIRDVIGKGGATIRSICEDTGASIDIDDNGTVRIYAESKLAADEAIYRITEITAEAEVGKLYRGKVERIVEFGAFVNILPGKDGLVHISQIAQERVENVTDYLKEGQEVVVKVLDIDARGRIKLSMKEVTEDEKASMAG, encoded by the coding sequence GTGAACCCAGTTCGTAAAACATTTCAATACGGCAACTCAACAGTCACTCTGGAAACTGGCCGTATAGCTCGCCAGGCTACTGGAGCCGTGTTGGTGACAATGGACGATACTGTTGTTTTGGTCACCGCTGTTGCAGAAAAAGAAGCTGTTCCAGGTCGTGATTTCTTTCCTCTTTCTGTTCACTATCAGGAAAAAACCTATGCAGCTGGGCGTATTCCAGGCGGTTACTTTAAGCGTGAGGGGCGTCCATCAGAGAAAGAAACTCTGACTTCCAGATTGATCGACCGCCCCATCCGCCCGCTGTTTCCAGATGGTTTCATGAATGAAGTACAAATCATTTGTACTGTTATGTCAGCAAACAAAGATGTCGATCCAGATATCGCCTCCATTATTGGCGCGGCGGCTGCGTTGGAAATTTCCGGCGTTCCCTTCCAAGGTCCACTGGCGGCTGCGCGCGTTGGTTACACTGACGAAGATGGTTACCTGCTGAATCCTGGCTTCAAGGCAATTGAAAACTCTAAGTTGGATATGGTTGTCGCAGGTACCGAAGATGCGGTTCTGATGGTTGAGTCGGAAGCGAAAGAGTTAACAGAAGACCAGATGCTTGGCGCAGTATTGTTCGCTCACCAGGAAATGCAGGTGGCTGTGCAGGCGATTAAAGAGTTTGCTCAGGAAGCTGGTAAGCCTAAATGGGATTGGCAGGCGCCGGAAGTTAATGCTGAACTTTTGGAGGCCTTGAAGGCCAAATTTGCCGGCTCTATCGGTGAAGCTTATGGCATCCGCGTTAAAGCTGATCGTTACGCTAAGTTGGGCGAGCTTCGTCAACAAGCGGAAGAAGAGCTGGCGGGTGAAGAAGAAGGCAAGTTTGAAGCTGAACTGGTCAAGAAATACTTCAGCAAGCTTGAGAAGGCTTGTGTCCGTCAGAATATTATTAAGGGTGAGCCACGTATTGACGGTCGTGATACCAAAACGGTTCGTGACCTGAAAATTGAAGTTGGCGTACTGCCGAACACCCACGGTTCCGCATTGTTTACGCGTGGAGAGACTCAGGCTCTGGTAACAGCGACTCTGGGTACTATGCGTGATGTATTGATGGTGGACGCGTTGGAAGGTGAGAAGAAAGACTCATTCATGTTCCACTATAACTTTCCTCCATACTCTGTGGGTGAAGCATCCCGAGTTGGCGGTGTAGGTCGCCGCGAGATCGGTCATGGTCGTTTGGCGCGTCGTGGCGTACAAGCGTTGATGCCGAATCTTGAGGAATTCCCCTACGCAGTACGCTGCGTCTCTGAGATTACAGAGTCAAATGGCTCTAGCTCAATGGCCAGCGTATGCGGCAGCAGCCTGGCTCTGATGGATGCCGGTATTCCTGTTAAAGCTCCAGTTGCAGGCATTGCAATGGGCTTGGTCAAAGAAGGCGACAGCTTTGCTGTATTGACTGATATCCTGGGTGATGAAGATCACTTGGGCGACATGGACTTCAAAGTAGCGGGAACCGAAAAAGGTGTTACCGCTCTGCAAATGGATATCAAGATCAACGGCATTACCGACGAAATCATGGAAATTGCGTTAGAGCAAGCTCTGCATGCGCGACTCCATATCCTCGGTGAAATGAATAAAGTGATTTCCGAACCACGAGACTCCGTTGCAGATAACGCGCCGAAGATGGAAACCATCAAGATCGATCCGGATAAAATCCGTGACGTTATCGGTAAGGGCGGCGCCACTATTCGTTCTATCTGTGAAGACACAGGCGCTTCTATCGATATCGACGACAATGGTACTGTGCGTATTTACGCGGAAAGCAAGCTGGCGGCGGATGAGGCTATTTACCGTATCACCGAGATCACGGCTGAAGCGGAAGTTGGTAAGCTGTATCGCGGCAAGGTTGAGCGTATTGTTGAGTTCGGCGCGTTTGTAAACATCCTGCCCGGTAAAGACGGTCTGGTGCATATTTCTCAGATCGCGCAAGAACGTGTAGAGAACGTCACTGATTATCTTAAAGAAGGTCAGGAGGTCGTTGTTAAGGTGCTGGATATTGACGCTCGTGGCCGTATCAAACTTTCTATGAAGGAAGTGACTGAAGACGAAAAAGCTTCAATGGCTGGTTAA
- the infB gene encoding translation initiation factor IF-2, which yields MAEVTIKQLAEDVGAPVERLLKQMVDAGLEKRGEGDIVTDSEKQKLLAFLKQSHGESFSEPKKITLKRKTTTTLKASGTGANRSINVEVRKKRTYIKRSEAVNDIDAQKQQDIQRAAEEAAAKERETEVEVALQNEPGMEATAEVVESVQQEAANMDTQEAEAAPQASVDESVSATTAGGSQEKAGVAADQEAEDAQKSEARKTSKHRRNKEDSEVRREPADAEDLKRREKHKPKPAPQLKSSKVIAIEEDDSSEEAPRRARQRKKKSKVVQDRSVQPIVREVVISDTITVAELAQKMSVKGVEVIKRLMGMGIMATLNQSIDQDVAQLVAEEMGHKVKLLQEDAVETEVLESISFEGESKSRAPVVSVMGHVDHGKTSLLDYIRRAKVAAQESGGITQHIGAYHVETPRGMISFLDTPGHAAFTAMRARGAQCTDIVILVVAADDGVMPQTQEAVQHAKAAGVPLVVAVNKMDKEQADPDRVKNELSALDVIPEEWGGDVQFVPVSAHTGDGIDDLLEAVLLQSEMLELTAVPDAPGKGVVIESSLDRGRGSVATVLVQNGTLRHGDIVLAGEYYGRVRAMVNENGQNVQEAGPSIPVEILGLNGTPDAGDEFIVVPDEKKAREVAEFRQNKERQTRLQRQQAASLENLFENMGKGGVKELNIVLKTDVRGSLEALIGALAEIGNEEVQVKIIASGVGGITETDANLALSTQAIIVGFNVRADASARKIVEKEGIELRYYSVIYNIIDDVKKALTGMLAPEFREDIVGTAEVRDTFKSPKFGQVAGCMVLEGAVYRNKPIRVLRDNVVIFEGELESLRRFKDDVAEVRAGTECGIGVRNYEVKVGDIIEVFDKIRVERSL from the coding sequence GAAGCAAAGCCATGGAGAATCATTTTCTGAGCCAAAGAAAATCACCTTAAAGCGTAAGACCACTACTACGCTGAAGGCATCAGGAACTGGGGCTAATCGGTCTATTAACGTTGAAGTGCGTAAGAAGCGCACCTACATCAAGCGCAGTGAAGCTGTTAACGATATAGATGCGCAGAAGCAGCAGGATATACAAAGGGCTGCTGAAGAAGCGGCAGCGAAAGAACGAGAAACTGAAGTTGAAGTTGCGCTTCAGAATGAGCCGGGCATGGAAGCTACTGCTGAGGTTGTTGAAAGCGTGCAGCAGGAAGCGGCGAACATGGATACTCAAGAAGCTGAGGCAGCGCCCCAGGCGTCGGTCGATGAGTCAGTTAGCGCTACAACTGCTGGCGGCAGTCAGGAGAAAGCTGGCGTAGCAGCTGACCAGGAAGCGGAAGATGCTCAAAAGTCAGAAGCAAGAAAAACGTCTAAACATAGACGTAATAAAGAAGACTCAGAGGTGCGTCGCGAGCCTGCCGATGCTGAAGACCTTAAGCGTCGTGAGAAGCATAAGCCCAAGCCTGCTCCTCAACTCAAGTCTTCAAAAGTCATCGCAATTGAAGAAGATGACTCAAGTGAAGAAGCCCCAAGACGGGCTCGCCAACGTAAAAAGAAGAGCAAAGTGGTTCAGGACCGTTCTGTCCAGCCAATTGTTCGGGAGGTTGTGATTTCGGATACTATTACAGTCGCAGAACTAGCCCAGAAAATGTCCGTGAAAGGCGTGGAAGTTATCAAACGTCTGATGGGAATGGGGATCATGGCGACTTTAAATCAGTCAATCGATCAAGATGTCGCTCAGCTGGTTGCTGAAGAAATGGGGCATAAAGTCAAACTGCTTCAAGAAGATGCAGTGGAGACAGAAGTGTTGGAATCCATTTCTTTCGAAGGCGAATCAAAATCGCGTGCTCCAGTCGTCAGTGTCATGGGACATGTCGACCACGGTAAGACCTCTTTGCTTGACTATATTCGTCGCGCGAAGGTAGCCGCTCAAGAGTCTGGTGGGATTACTCAGCATATTGGCGCGTACCACGTAGAAACTCCTCGTGGAATGATTTCGTTTCTGGATACGCCTGGCCATGCGGCGTTCACCGCCATGCGCGCTCGCGGAGCGCAGTGTACTGATATTGTTATTCTTGTTGTCGCTGCGGATGACGGTGTTATGCCGCAAACGCAAGAAGCAGTTCAGCACGCGAAAGCGGCCGGCGTGCCTCTTGTAGTGGCTGTTAACAAGATGGACAAGGAGCAGGCAGACCCCGACCGTGTTAAGAATGAGTTGTCCGCTCTTGACGTTATCCCTGAAGAGTGGGGGGGCGATGTTCAGTTTGTCCCCGTGTCCGCTCACACTGGCGATGGCATTGATGACCTTTTGGAAGCAGTGCTGTTACAGTCAGAAATGTTGGAGTTAACAGCGGTGCCTGACGCGCCAGGTAAAGGCGTGGTAATTGAATCCAGTCTGGACCGTGGCCGCGGTTCTGTCGCAACTGTTCTTGTCCAAAACGGAACTTTGCGTCATGGCGACATCGTTTTGGCCGGTGAATACTATGGTCGCGTAAGGGCCATGGTGAACGAAAATGGTCAGAATGTTCAGGAAGCAGGCCCATCAATCCCTGTGGAAATTCTAGGGTTGAACGGTACCCCGGATGCGGGCGATGAATTCATCGTTGTGCCTGATGAGAAGAAGGCTCGTGAAGTTGCTGAATTCCGTCAAAATAAAGAGCGTCAAACTCGTCTTCAGCGCCAGCAGGCAGCAAGCCTTGAAAACCTGTTTGAAAATATGGGTAAAGGCGGCGTAAAAGAGCTGAACATTGTTTTGAAGACTGATGTGCGTGGTTCCTTGGAAGCGTTAATCGGGGCCTTGGCGGAGATTGGTAATGAAGAAGTTCAGGTTAAGATCATAGCGAGTGGCGTTGGCGGTATTACTGAAACTGATGCCAACTTAGCGCTTTCCACTCAGGCGATCATAGTGGGCTTCAATGTGCGTGCAGACGCAAGTGCTCGTAAGATCGTTGAAAAAGAAGGTATTGAACTTCGTTACTATAGTGTCATCTATAACATTATTGACGATGTTAAAAAGGCGCTGACCGGTATGCTGGCGCCGGAGTTCCGGGAAGATATTGTTGGCACGGCAGAAGTGCGCGATACATTCAAGAGCCCGAAGTTCGGTCAGGTTGCAGGTTGTATGGTTCTCGAAGGCGCTGTCTATCGCAACAAGCCAATTCGAGTTCTGCGCGACAACGTGGTTATTTTTGAAGGTGAGCTTGAGTCTCTGCGTCGCTTCAAGGATGACGTAGCGGAGGTGCGCGCAGGTACTGAATGCGGTATTGGCGTTCGCAACTATGAAGTTAAAGTTGGCGATATTATCGAAGTATTCGACAAGATAAGGGTCGAGCGTTCTCTGTAA
- a CDS encoding ABC transporter ATP-binding protein: MLTLENVYTHYGKIEALHGISLEVNQGEIVSLIGANGAGKTTLLMTVCGDPRASEGRITFMGQDITETPTSDIMRGGIAIVPEGRRVFSGLTVMENLQMGAFFSDKSDFVRTLEYVYDLFPRLRERHSQRAGTMSGGEQQMLAIGRALMSHPKMLFLDEPSLGLAPIIINQIFEIIGKLREEGMTIFLVEQNANQALRLADRGYVLENGKVVLQDTGANLLVNEDVRKAYLGG, translated from the coding sequence ATGCTTACACTCGAGAATGTTTATACCCATTACGGCAAAATCGAGGCTCTCCACGGCATCAGCCTGGAGGTAAACCAAGGTGAGATCGTCTCTCTGATCGGCGCAAACGGCGCAGGTAAAACCACCCTGCTAATGACGGTCTGTGGCGACCCCAGAGCCAGTGAAGGCCGCATCACGTTCATGGGCCAGGACATCACCGAGACGCCAACGTCCGATATCATGCGTGGCGGCATCGCTATTGTGCCGGAGGGACGTCGCGTTTTCTCCGGACTGACAGTGATGGAAAACCTGCAGATGGGCGCTTTCTTCTCTGACAAGAGCGACTTTGTGCGTACGCTGGAATATGTGTATGACCTGTTTCCACGGTTACGTGAGCGCCATAGTCAGCGTGCAGGCACAATGTCCGGCGGAGAGCAGCAGATGCTGGCGATTGGCCGCGCATTGATGAGCCATCCCAAAATGCTGTTTTTGGATGAGCCCTCACTAGGTTTAGCGCCGATCATCATCAATCAGATATTTGAAATCATCGGCAAGCTCAGAGAGGAAGGCATGACCATCTTCCTGGTAGAGCAGAACGCCAACCAGGCGTTACGCTTAGCTGATCGCGGCTATGTACTGGAGAACGGCAAAGTCGTGCTGCAGGATACTGGCGCGAATCTCTTGGTGAACGAAGACGTCCGCAAAGCTTACTTGGGGGGCTAA
- the rpsO gene encoding 30S ribosomal protein S15, whose product MALSATEKSVIVKEYQVKEGDTGSPEVQVALLTANINKLQDHFQANKHDHHSRRGLIRMVNQRRKLLDYLKGKDTQRYVDLIQKLGLRR is encoded by the coding sequence ATGGCATTATCTGCTACCGAAAAGTCGGTTATTGTTAAGGAATATCAAGTAAAGGAAGGGGATACTGGTTCTCCTGAAGTTCAAGTTGCTCTGTTGACTGCTAATATCAACAAGTTGCAAGATCACTTCCAGGCGAACAAGCATGACCACCACTCGCGTCGCGGGCTGATTCGTATGGTTAACCAGCGTCGTAAGTTGCTTGATTACCTGAAAGGCAAAGATACCCAACGTTATGTTGACCTGATCCAGAAGCTGGGTTTGCGTCGCTAA
- the truB gene encoding tRNA pseudouridine(55) synthase TruB, producing MVVDKPQDWTSNAVLQKVKYALNAQKAGHTGALDPLATGVLPLCFGEATKFSQLLLDSDKEYVTCAYLGRTTTTSDADGDIIAESPVPGLSVSDLESVLGKFRGNLKQIPSMYSALKHKGTPLYKLARQGIEVEREARDIIIHELELLDYTPPFLRLRVLCSKGTYIRNLVEDIGQVLGCGAHVMELRRTRCGPFSLADSVEFVSFADESGRQAAAEKYKERLLPIDSSVQQFSEIILDEANTGSIIQGQTVKISPLSSEGKVRLYTNRRHFIGLGEVMSDGTVKPVRLLNVSALSAE from the coding sequence ATGGTCGTTGATAAGCCGCAAGATTGGACGTCCAATGCTGTATTGCAAAAGGTTAAGTACGCGCTGAACGCGCAGAAAGCGGGTCATACGGGCGCTTTGGATCCTCTAGCGACAGGGGTTTTACCCTTGTGCTTTGGTGAAGCTACAAAGTTTAGCCAATTGCTGTTGGACTCTGATAAAGAGTATGTTACGTGCGCCTATCTTGGCCGTACTACAACCACTTCTGATGCTGATGGCGATATCATAGCGGAGTCGCCTGTTCCTGGCCTCTCTGTTTCTGATCTGGAAAGTGTCCTTGGGAAATTTAGGGGGAATCTAAAGCAGATTCCCTCAATGTATTCAGCTTTAAAGCATAAAGGCACTCCCCTTTACAAGCTTGCCCGGCAGGGGATAGAGGTAGAGAGGGAAGCCAGGGATATCATCATTCATGAGCTTGAGCTCCTAGACTACACTCCTCCTTTTTTGCGTTTACGGGTTCTCTGCAGTAAGGGAACCTATATTCGTAACCTAGTGGAGGATATCGGTCAGGTTTTAGGTTGTGGAGCGCATGTAATGGAATTGCGTCGTACACGTTGCGGACCATTTTCGCTGGCGGATAGCGTTGAGTTTGTTTCATTTGCTGATGAAAGCGGACGCCAAGCCGCGGCGGAGAAGTATAAAGAACGTTTGCTGCCCATAGATTCGTCTGTCCAACAGTTCTCCGAAATAATTTTGGACGAGGCTAATACAGGCTCGATTATCCAGGGGCAAACGGTTAAAATATCGCCTCTCTCAAGCGAGGGGAAGGTTCGTCTGTATACTAACAGGCGTCATTTTATCGGCTTGGGAGAAGTGATGAGCGATGGAACGGTTAAGCCCGTTCGGTTGCTCAATGTGAGCGCGCTTAGCGCTGAATGA